One window from the genome of Nicotiana sylvestris chromosome 9, ASM39365v2, whole genome shotgun sequence encodes:
- the LOC104236096 gene encoding U-box domain-containing protein 7-like has translation MGIDVAEVSETPLSHHAIKVHRLMCMELIQLVTRVSILLPEIEAARPRCLEALSLLNTEIFKAKTLIQHCSESSKLYLALTGDVILSRCDRSRNLLKQSLGQVQNMVPVSLAAKILLLIAELKDAIFSLDPSEEEAGKVVMELLHQYVTTDSAEEHAFEAIQVAMRRLHIISLQTLLVEKRSIKRMLGRVGDGHKKKILLLFSEYPQ, from the exons ATGGGGATTGATGTTGCTGAAGTAAGTGAGACACCGCTGTCTCATCACGCTATTAAG GTGCATCGTCTAATGTGCATGGAACTAATTCAGTTAGTAACTAGAGTTTCAATATTACTTCCTGAAATTGAAGCAGCCCGTCCTCGATGCTTAGAGGCACTTAGCCTGTTGAACACTGAAATTTTCAAAGCCAAGACACTGATTCAGCACTGCAGTGAATCTAGTAAGCTATACTTG GCACTAACAGGAGATGTTATACTTTCACGATGTGATAGATCAAGAAACTTGCTTAAGCAAAGCTTAGGCCAAGTGCAAAATATGGTTCCAGTATCGCTGGCTGCAAAG ATTTTGCTACTGATTGCTGAACTGAAGGATGCGATATTCAGCTTGGATCCATCTGAAGAGGAGGCAGGGAAGGTTGTGATGGAATTACTTCATCAGTATGTGACAACAGATTCAGCGGAAGAACATGCCTTTGAGGCAATTCAAGTTGCTATGCGGAGGCTTCATATCATATCTCTACAAACTCTTTTAGTAGAGAAAAGATCCATCAAAAGGATGCTGGGGAGAGTTGGGGACGGTCATAAAAAGAAGATTTTATTGCTTTTTTCTGAATATCCTCAGTAA